The Streptomyces sp. NBC_00510 genomic interval CCTTCTCGGACGTACATCTCCGGCCGGAATCGTGGGGATTGCGGCGGGATGGGAGAAGTGCTACGTCCTCGGGAAGGAGAGCGCCGTATCGACGGCCGTCACGCGGGAAAGAGCGGACGACGCTGTCCGAAAAATCGGCGATCACCCCCGAGCGACAACCACACGGCCACGCTCTCGCGCAACCTGCTGGACAGGCCCTGCCGGACGGCAGAGACCCCCCTGCCCGCGGTCCGCGTCCACTGCTGGCACAGCATCGGCGTCCCGGCCCGGTGGGGACCCGTTCGGCGATCGGACGGCTGGATGCCGACTGCTCGGCGACGGACCGGGCTTGGCCGATCGTGGTCCATTCGGCGCCGCTGCACAAGGGGCGTCGTTACTAGCGGGTAACGGTGCGATAACCCAGGAGATATGGTCTAGACCATAACCGCTACGCTGCGTAGTTGCGATGGGGGTGTGAAAATCACCCATCAGGTGATAGATCCGGACAGAGCCCTGTCACTCTCTTACCGGAAGTAACAGCGGCCGCGCTTCATCAAGATTTGGTAAAGCGCGGCCGGTCTTGATCGAGGCTCGAAATGGCTTTCGAGGCAGGGCCACCTTATGTGATCAGGTCAGAACAGCACCCGCGCCAGCGCCGCACGCGCGGCCGTCACCCGGGGATCGTCGGACCCGATCACCTCGAACAGCTCCAGCAGCCGCAGCCGCACGGTGTCGCGGTCCTCGCCCGCGGTGCGCCGCACGGTGTCCACCAGCCGGCCGAAGGCGTCCTCGACATGGCCGCCGACCAGGTCCAGATCGGCCACGGCGATCTGCGCCGCCACGTCCGCCGGGGCGTCCGCCGCGGCCTTGCGGGCGGCCTGCGCGTCGACGCCCTGCACCCGCTGCAGCAGCTCGGCCTGCGCCAGGCCCAGCTTCGCCTCGGTGTTCGACGGGTCGTCCGAGAGCACGTTGCGGTACGCCTGGATCGCGCCACCGAGGTCGCCCTGGTCCAGTGCGTCGTGCGCGGCCGACAACACGAGCTCCTGCGGGGTGGGCGGCCGCTCCTCGGCGACCGGCACCTCGGCGTCGCCCTCGACCGGTACGCCCGTGATGCCGAAGCGCTGCTCCGCCACGGCGACCAGCTGGTCCAGCACCTCGCGGATCTGGTCCTCGGGTGCGGCGCCCTGGAAGAGCGGCATGGCCTGGCCGGCCAGCACCGCGAACACCGCGGGGATGCCCTGCACGCCGAACTGCTGCACCAGCAGCTGGTTCGCGTAAACGTCGATCTTCGCGACGACGATCCGGCCCGCGTAGGACGCGGCGAGGTACTCCAGCGTGTCCTGCAACTGCACACTCGCGTCCGCGCGGTCGGTCCAGAAGTGGACGACGACCGGGACCTCGGTGGAACGCTGCAGGACATCGCTCTCGAAGGTGGCCTCGGTGACCTCGGTCACCAGGGCGGGGGCGGCGGGCTCTCCCCCGTTGCGGGCGGCTTCCGCGCGGGCCTGCTCGGCCTTCGCCTTGGCCTCGCCGGCCGCCTTCACCGCGGCGAGGTCGACCACGCCGCTCATGGACATGTTCCGTGGCTGCATGAGACCAATCCTCCCCCCTCGTCGCGGTTCCCGGGGAATCGCCCCCCGAAAGCGCCACCTGCGGCGCGCGACGATGACGCGCTGTCCGGCGCGAGGTCCCCACCCGCGCGGCGGCCGTCACCCTTTCGATACGACCCGTAGCGTAACTGTACGGCCGCACCATACGCAACGGGGATAGGGTTCCCAGCCATGTGCGCGCGTGAAACAGGCAGAAGGACCGGACGCCCCCGCAGTGCGGAGGCCGACCGGGCGATCCTGGACGCCGCGCGGCAGGCCCTGGTCGAGCTCGGCTGGGGCAAGCTCACCATGGGGGACGTCGCGGCGCGCGCGAGGGTCGCCAAGACCACCCTCTACCGGCGCTGGGCGAACAAGAACGAACTCGCCGTGGACGCGGTCGCCGCGCTCTTCGACGAGCTCGAACTGCCCGACCGCGGCAGCCTGCGCGCCGACGTGGAGGGCGTGGTCCTGCAGTTCGCGGCCCTGCTGGAGCAGCCCGCCACCAAGACCGCGCTCATGGCGGTGGTCGCCGAGGCCACCCACGACGAGGCACTGCGGCAGCGGATCCGGGAGGCGATCGTCGACCGGCAGAAGCGCCTGGTCATCGAGGGCCGCCGGCGCGCCCAGGAGCGCGGGGAGATCCCGCCGGACGACGGCGACCCCGCGCCGCAGATCGACCTGATCTTCGACGTCATCGCGGGTGCCGTGGTGCACCGCGCGCTCGTCAGCTGCGAACCGGTGGACGCCGACTGGGCGGCCCGCTTCACCACCGTCCTGCTGGGCGGGCTCGCGGCGACGTCAACGGCCTAGCCGTCGCCGGGAGTTCGGCTTCCCTTTCCTCGATGGAGCCGCGACACCTCTTGCCCGCATGGCATGTCATCGTCATGATTACCGGCGGGTCATCTACTCGCATAGACAACCCGGCGGCCAGGCATGGCCGTTGCTCGGCGTTCCCTCGTTCCACCCTGTCAGCGCGCCCATTGATCGCTCGCCCCCAGGAGGATCGATCCACGTGAGACACCCTCACCCCGGTCGGCGCGGCGTCGTCGCCACCGTCGCCGCCTCGCTGATCGCCCTGACGGCCGCACAGAGCGCCACCGCGCTCCCCGCGACCGCCACCCCGCGTGCCCACGCCCCGTCGTCCGCCGTCACCGTGGCGGAGGAACAGGCGGCGCGCGCCATCGCCGGCTCCCTCTCCGACGCCTCATGGCGCGCCCGCGTCCGCCACGCGGCGCTGGCCTCGGACGAGGTGGCCGTCACCGAGCTCGCCGGCCCGCAGCTGCGGCCCACGCTCGCCGACGCCGACCGGCGGATCGCCGCCGCCAAGGGCCTCGGCGCGGACGTCGGTTCCCTGCTGCGGCTGCGCCTCGGGGACGACTCGATGCGCGAAGCGCTGGCCTCCGGCGTCACCCCGTGGGTGGCCGCGGCCAGTTCCGACGAGGACGTCCGCACCGTCACCGCCTACGACAGCCGGGGCCGGGCCCACCGCCTCGACGCCCGTAGCGCTCCCACCCACCCGGTGTACGTCGTCGACATCGACGGTTCCAAGGCACTGGCCGCGGGCCTGGACGTCCTCCAGTCGGAGCTGGGCCGCCAGGGCCTGACCTCGTCCGCCCGGCGCCCCGCGGCGCCGTCCTCCGCCTCGGCGGCCGCGGCCGGCTTCTGGACCACGCGCATCACCCAGGTCCGGCTCTCCGACGACGAGGAGCCGTGGGTCAAGGGCGACGCCGAGATCTACACCCTCGTCACGGGATTCGGCCAGGACGGCCTCGTGCGGGTCGACCCCGTCGACATGCCGTACCTGGACAACGACGGGACGACGTACAGCCCGAACCAGATCCTGGTCAACTGGTCGCTGTACAAGTACAACCTCGCCGACGCCGTGATGATGGAGGACGACGGCAGCACCAACTACCGCGACCTGGCCAAGGCCATCGCGGGAATCCTGCTGACCATCGCCGACCAGGGCACCTACATCCCGCTGGTGAACGCGGTCCTGGACGCCATCCCGGACGACTGGTGGACGGACGACCCGGACTACGTCGACTCCTGGTACACGCTGGCGCAGAGCGACAACGGCACCCGCTACGGCGCCCGCGGAAACGGCTGGATGACCCTCCAGCCGTACTTCGTCGAGCAGTTCTGAGCAGCGTGCCCGCCGTCTCCGGGCTCCGGGGGCGGCGGGCACGGCAGCGGGGCCCGGCGGGAACACGCAACTGTTCCCACCGGACCCCGCGTCGTTCCTCAGAAGCGCGCGGGCTCCGTGTAGCTGCCCCACTCGTCGCGCAGGGCCCCGCAGATCTCGCCCAGGGTGGCCTCGGCCCGCACCGCGTCCAGCATCGGCCCGATCATGTTGCTGCCGTCCCGGGCGGCGTTCAGCATCGCGTCCAGCGCCTTGCGGACGGCCGCGTCGTCGCGCTCGCCCTTGCGGCCGGCGAGCACGCGGACCTGCTCCCGTTCGACCTCGTGGCTGACCCGCAGGATCTCCAGGTCGCCCGTCACGGAGCCGGTGTGGCAGTTGACGCCGACGACCTTCTTGTCGCCCTTCTCCAGGGCGCGCTGGTACTCGAAGGCGGCCTCGGCGATCCGGCCGGTGAAGTAGCCGTCCTCGATGCCGCGCAGGATGCCCGAGGTGATCGGACCCACCGCGTGCCTGCCGTCCGGCACGGCGCGGGCGCCGAGCTCCTTGATCTTGTCGAAGATCTTCTCCGCGTCCGCCTCGATGCGGTCGGTCAGCGCCTCGACGTACCAGGAACCGCCCAGCGGGTCGGCCACGTTGGCGACGCCGGTCTCCTCCATCAGCACCTGCTGCGTGCGCAGCGCGATCTCCGCCGCCTGGGCGCTGGGCAGCGCCAGCGTCTCGTCCAGGGCGTTGGTGTGCAGCGAGTTGGTGCCGCCGAGGACCGCGGCCAGGGCCTCGACGGCGGTGCGGACGACGTTGTTGTACGGCTGCTGGGCGGTCAGCGAGACGCCGGCCGTCTGGGTGTGGAAGCGCAGCCACTGCGCCTTGTCGGTCTTCGCGCCGTACACGTCGCGCATCCAGCGGGCCCAGATCCGGCGCGCGGCACGGAACTTGGCGATCTCCTCGAAGAAGTCCAGGTGGGCGTCGAAGAAGAAGGACAGGCCCGGCGCGAAGGTGTCGACGTCCAGCCCGCGCGACAGGCCCAGCTCCACGTAGCCGAAGCCGTCGGCGAGGGTGTACGCGAGCTCCTGCGCGGCCGTGGATCCGGCCTCACGGATGTGGTAGCCGGAGACCGACAGCGGCTTGTACGCGGGGATGCCCGCCGCGCAGTGCTCCATCAGGTCGCCGATCAGGCGCAGGTGCGGCTCGGGGGCGAAGAGCCACTCCTTCTGCGCGATGTACTCCTTGAAGATGTCGGTCTGCAGGGTGCCGTTGAGCACGCCGGGGTCGACGCCCTGGCGCTCGGCGGCCACCAGGTACATGCAGAAGACCGGCACCGCGGGGCCGGAGATCGTCATGGAGGTGGTGACGTCGCCGAGCGGGATGTCCTTGAAGAGGATCTCCATGTCGGCGGCGGAGTCGATGGCGACACCGCAGTGGCCGACCTCACCCAGCGAGCGGGGGTCGTCGGAGTCGCGTCCCATGAGGGTGGGCATGTCGAAGGCGACGGACAGGCCGCCGCCGCCCGCCTCGAGGATCATCTTGTAGCGCTCGTTGGTCTGCTCGGCGTTGCCGAAGCCCGCGAACTGGCGGATCGTCCACGTACGGCCCCGGTAACCGGTCGCGTGCAGACCGCGCGTGAAGGGGTACTCGCCGGGCCAGCCGATCCGCTCGAAGCCGGGCACCTCGGCACCCGCGGGCGGACCGTACACGGGCTCGACCGGGTCGCCGGAGAGCGTGCTGAAGTCGGCCTCGCGCTTGCGCGCGGTGTCGTAGCGCGCCTGCCAGCGGCTGCGCCCCTCCTCGATGGCTGCAGCGTCCATGCCGTGTCTCCGCCTCTCTCGCCTTCCGGGCACGTCCCCGTACCACGAGGATGGCCCCTACAAGGCGAAAATACTAGGACGTCCTAGTATTTGTCGACGGCCAATCCTCCCGTCCCACCGAGGGAGGGGAGGAAACCGCAGGTCAGGCGGGCATCAGACCTTGACGGGTTCACCCGCGGGGACCACCAGCGGGGTGACCTCGCGGCTCACCTTGCGCTCGACGAAGAACGCGGCGGTGGGGATCGTCCCGGCCAGCAGCACCCACGCCAGCTTGCCGAGCGGCCACTTCGCCTTGGAGCCCAGGTCGAAGGCGAAGACCAGGTACAGGACGTACAGCCAGCCGTGGGCGATGCTGACGACCTTGGTGAAGCCCGCGGCGCCGTCGACCTCCAGCACGTACTTGGCGATCACGCCGATGGTCAGCAGTACCAGCAGCACGCCCGTCACGTAGGCGAGCACGCGGTACCGGGTCAGAACACTCTGCTTCATGCGGACGAGCGTAACCGGTGCGATTCCGGCGCTTCCCCCGGCCCCGGCCGTGGCGCGCGTCACTCCTCGAAGTCCCCCGCGGCTATGCGCAGCGGCCGCAGCAGGTCGAAGATCTCCGCGCACTGCTCGTCGTCGTACGCGCCGAGCCCGAACTTCATCCCCATGAGGTCCTCGGTGGCGGCCTCGCACACCTCGCGGCCCTTGACGGTGATGGAGGCGAGCGTGCCGCGCCCGTCGTTGGGGTTGGGCCGCTTGGCGACGAGGCCGGCGGCGACCAGTCGGTCGACGGTGTTGGTGACCGAGGTGGGGTGCACCATGAGGCGTTCGCCGATCTTGGACATCGGCAGCTCGCCCTCCTTGCTGAAAGCCAGCAGCACCAGGGCCTCGTAGCGCGCGAAGGTCAGCCCGTAGGGCTTGACGACGGAGTCGACCTGGGAGAGCAGGATCTGCTGGGCGCGCATGATCGACGTGATCGCGACCATCGAGGGCACGCGCCCCCAGCGCCGGGTCCAGATGTCGTCCGCACGGGCGATGGGGTCGAAGGGCAGGCTCAGCGGCTTGGGCACAGGCCCGAGCCTACCCGTCGGTCACATGCTGGGCAGCCGCGTCTCGCGGGGCGGGACGCCGCGCCTCACCGGCGCCATGGTGCGCGTGATCATACGCCGGGCTCCCGTCACACGTATTACCGCGGTGTTTCAGCCACCCGGGCCACGGATCGTGACCGGAAAACCGCCCTCCCTGGGGAGGGTTTCCCCTACCCGTGGGACGGAGTTGTCACCCTTTGGGCCGGGAGATGGCCGCATGGGCCGGCGCCGCCGTCGCGCGAACCGGCCAATGCATGAAATGCACCTGTCATTAACCCGTCGTTCGATGCGAGGCTCCTTGCCGCGCGGAACACCGCGCGCCCCCCACACCGCTCCGGGCGCCCACCTGCCCGGAGTCCTCGCCCGTCGCCCCCACGCGACGGGACCCAAGGAGT includes:
- a CDS encoding tetratricopeptide repeat protein; the protein is MQPRNMSMSGVVDLAAVKAAGEAKAKAEQARAEAARNGGEPAAPALVTEVTEATFESDVLQRSTEVPVVVHFWTDRADASVQLQDTLEYLAASYAGRIVVAKIDVYANQLLVQQFGVQGIPAVFAVLAGQAMPLFQGAAPEDQIREVLDQLVAVAEQRFGITGVPVEGDAEVPVAEERPPTPQELVLSAAHDALDQGDLGGAIQAYRNVLSDDPSNTEAKLGLAQAELLQRVQGVDAQAARKAAADAPADVAAQIAVADLDLVGGHVEDAFGRLVDTVRRTAGEDRDTVRLRLLELFEVIGSDDPRVTAARAALARVLF
- a CDS encoding TetR/AcrR family transcriptional regulator, whose product is MCARETGRRTGRPRSAEADRAILDAARQALVELGWGKLTMGDVAARARVAKTTLYRRWANKNELAVDAVAALFDELELPDRGSLRADVEGVVLQFAALLEQPATKTALMAVVAEATHDEALRQRIREAIVDRQKRLVIEGRRRAQERGEIPPDDGDPAPQIDLIFDVIAGAVVHRALVSCEPVDADWAARFTTVLLGGLAATSTA
- a CDS encoding DUF3103 domain-containing protein, which encodes MRHPHPGRRGVVATVAASLIALTAAQSATALPATATPRAHAPSSAVTVAEEQAARAIAGSLSDASWRARVRHAALASDEVAVTELAGPQLRPTLADADRRIAAAKGLGADVGSLLRLRLGDDSMREALASGVTPWVAAASSDEDVRTVTAYDSRGRAHRLDARSAPTHPVYVVDIDGSKALAAGLDVLQSELGRQGLTSSARRPAAPSSASAAAAGFWTTRITQVRLSDDEEPWVKGDAEIYTLVTGFGQDGLVRVDPVDMPYLDNDGTTYSPNQILVNWSLYKYNLADAVMMEDDGSTNYRDLAKAIAGILLTIADQGTYIPLVNAVLDAIPDDWWTDDPDYVDSWYTLAQSDNGTRYGARGNGWMTLQPYFVEQF
- a CDS encoding methylmalonyl-CoA mutase family protein, which encodes MDAAAIEEGRSRWQARYDTARKREADFSTLSGDPVEPVYGPPAGAEVPGFERIGWPGEYPFTRGLHATGYRGRTWTIRQFAGFGNAEQTNERYKMILEAGGGGLSVAFDMPTLMGRDSDDPRSLGEVGHCGVAIDSAADMEILFKDIPLGDVTTSMTISGPAVPVFCMYLVAAERQGVDPGVLNGTLQTDIFKEYIAQKEWLFAPEPHLRLIGDLMEHCAAGIPAYKPLSVSGYHIREAGSTAAQELAYTLADGFGYVELGLSRGLDVDTFAPGLSFFFDAHLDFFEEIAKFRAARRIWARWMRDVYGAKTDKAQWLRFHTQTAGVSLTAQQPYNNVVRTAVEALAAVLGGTNSLHTNALDETLALPSAQAAEIALRTQQVLMEETGVANVADPLGGSWYVEALTDRIEADAEKIFDKIKELGARAVPDGRHAVGPITSGILRGIEDGYFTGRIAEAAFEYQRALEKGDKKVVGVNCHTGSVTGDLEILRVSHEVEREQVRVLAGRKGERDDAAVRKALDAMLNAARDGSNMIGPMLDAVRAEATLGEICGALRDEWGSYTEPARF
- a CDS encoding DUF3817 domain-containing protein, with protein sequence MKQSVLTRYRVLAYVTGVLLVLLTIGVIAKYVLEVDGAAGFTKVVSIAHGWLYVLYLVFAFDLGSKAKWPLGKLAWVLLAGTIPTAAFFVERKVSREVTPLVVPAGEPVKV
- a CDS encoding MarR family transcriptional regulator — translated: MPKPLSLPFDPIARADDIWTRRWGRVPSMVAITSIMRAQQILLSQVDSVVKPYGLTFARYEALVLLAFSKEGELPMSKIGERLMVHPTSVTNTVDRLVAAGLVAKRPNPNDGRGTLASITVKGREVCEAATEDLMGMKFGLGAYDDEQCAEIFDLLRPLRIAAGDFEE